The Arachis hypogaea cultivar Tifrunner chromosome 16, arahy.Tifrunner.gnm2.J5K5, whole genome shotgun sequence genome contains a region encoding:
- the LOC112757110 gene encoding small ribosomal subunit protein uS19x, translating to MADVEAEVATAQPKKRTFKKFSFRGVDLDALLDMSTDELVKLFTARARRRFQRGLTRKPMALIKKLRKAKREAPAGEKPEPVRTHLRNMIIVPEMIGSIIGVYNGKTFNQVEIKPEMIGHYLAEFSISYKPVKHGRPGIGATHSSRFIPLK from the exons ATG GCTGATGTTGAAGCAGAAGTTGCGACGGCACAACCGAAGAAGAGGACGTTCAAGAAGTTCAGCTTCAGAGGCGTCGATCTCGATGCTCTCTTGGACATGTCCACCGATGAACTTGTCAAGCTCTTCACTGCACGCGCCCGCAGAAG ATTTCAACGCGGTTTGACGCGGAAGCCTATGGCGCTAATCAAGAAACTCCGTAAGGCG AAAAGGGAGGCTCCAGCCGGTGAAAAGCCAGAGCCCGTCAGGACTCACCTACGCAACATGATCATTGTGCCTGAAATGATTGGTAGCATCATTGGTGTCTACAATGGTAAGACCTTCAATCAAGTTGAAATCAAACCAGAAATGATAGGCCACTATCTAGCTGAATTCTCAATCTCTTACAAGCCTGTTAAGCATGGAAGGCCTGGTATTGGTGCAACTCACTCCTCGAGGTTCATTCCTCTCAAGTGA